The following proteins come from a genomic window of Pseudomonas putida:
- a CDS encoding cephalosporin hydroxylase family protein, producing MTDTPIKAFEAECNAQIASQGEDKELQQLSRDFFNKSAEHKYSYHFSWMGRPIIQLPQDMMAMQEIVWQVKPDLIIECGIAHGGSILYYASLLELQGHGEVLGIDIDIRPHNRQAIEAHPMSKRVRMIEGSSIDADIAGQVRALAEGKKVILVLDSNHTHEHVLKELELYAPLVAVGSYCVVMDTVVEDMPADFFPDRPWGPGDNPKTAVWEYLKGNDSFEIDYQLQNKLLVTVAPDGYLRRVR from the coding sequence ATGACCGACACGCCGATCAAAGCCTTCGAAGCCGAGTGCAACGCGCAGATCGCCTCCCAGGGCGAAGACAAGGAGCTGCAGCAACTGTCTCGCGACTTCTTCAACAAGTCCGCCGAGCACAAGTACAGCTACCATTTTTCGTGGATGGGCCGGCCGATCATCCAGTTGCCCCAGGACATGATGGCGATGCAGGAGATCGTCTGGCAGGTCAAGCCTGACCTGATCATCGAGTGCGGCATCGCTCACGGCGGTTCAATCCTCTACTACGCCTCCCTGCTGGAGCTGCAGGGGCATGGCGAAGTGCTTGGCATCGACATCGACATCCGCCCGCACAACCGCCAGGCCATCGAGGCGCACCCGATGAGCAAACGCGTGCGCATGATCGAAGGCTCGAGCATCGATGCCGACATCGCCGGGCAGGTCAGGGCGCTCGCCGAGGGCAAGAAGGTCATCCTGGTACTCGACTCCAACCACACGCATGAACACGTGCTCAAGGAGCTGGAGCTTTATGCTCCGCTGGTAGCCGTGGGCAGTTACTGCGTGGTGATGGACACCGTGGTCGAGGACATGCCGGCAGACTTCTTCCCCGATCGCCCGTGGGGGCCTGGCGACAACCCTAAGACCGCAGTTTGGGAATACCTCAAGGGTAACGACAGCTTCGAAATCGACTATCAGCTGCAGAACAAGCTGCTGGTCACCGTGGCACCGGACGGCTACCTGCGCCGGGTTCGCTGA